The following DNA comes from Capsicum annuum cultivar UCD-10X-F1 chromosome 7, UCD10Xv1.1, whole genome shotgun sequence.
ataaaaatgtaaatataaacatatacacatatatgttttaccacCAAAAAATTTAAGTGATTGATGGATCATTACTTTTGCGTTAGTCATATAGTGCCTTTTTTTCTTGTTGTCACATGCTAAGAGAGACGCAACAACTTGAACCATATTTGCGttccaattatttttatttttttacatttaaatttttttcttatttttaaagtcaaatctttacaaatcacttattacgttcttattacgtacttcaaaatttttaaaaatctggtacttctaaattttttttattttatagttttatagtTATTTCCAGATAtatcaaatctttttaaaatcaaatttcgtTGATGTAGAATTCTTAAACTATGAAAAAAATATCAACTGTAATTGATTTTAATCACTTCTAATAATGAAAGGAAAAATTTAGAATTATtgttaactcttaaatattaaaaaaaaaatagtgaaaagacgattttatctaatgaaaggacttttaataaaggacgaaaagttcaaacaacatttctaaggtcctccatacttttaatatattatagatatagatatagatatagatatagatatagattatggatatagattatagattataaattataaattataaaagcagattatattatagatatagataattgaaaaattaagaaagtgttagaaatgtatttacattatagtgaatgtctatcacgatctatcaagatctatcaagatcttctttattctttcttattttataacacgttatcagcacgagactctgccaaataaggtgagattataaatctaaaggtcaaggttagtaatttcttatgttatttgtatttttctattaatgatataattattgttggatttgagaaaaaataattggtttgaaaccatttatattttaaatttattcctcaagaacaatattatcaaaaaggatgataatatgttgggttcaagtcctatcaatttatgcctaagacacctttatatggatcaaatattgagtttgaatctcaatacaccatattgatgatattctgatggctaaggcaaaataatgggtgttgatgaaaagtttgaaattcgacccattgaatatgctccattccatgaagtgaatatgaaagcaatatatgataagtctgaaatatgacaacttactttattcttgaggtgtatgtggtggCAGTgaataatatgtctgaaagaagataagtgattaaatgcacgaatatacgtgtggagggacaatatgattatGAACAgaaaaagtgataatattttcacacgcatattatgatcataagatatgatagagaaaaattctttacatcatatgtatgcctcgatttgcttctgaagtatcaaaatcttgaaagaggttataagctatcataatttgataagtttaagacacgattatatttcattcctggggaattaGAAGCTTATTGATacaaacgtgtacttgattgtgatggtatcacaactcacctccgaataaGGTAGAATAACTGAGAATACTTGtttcgaaatctacttctaaagtagtaaatctaaaatttattcatgtaatagtaaatctgaaatttactaaagaagaaaaaagtacatgtcatggtaaacttggagtttactagaataaaagttcataaattgatatgaactattgtgacatctcgaagatgtgcatattaaatATTAGacgtattgaagaactagaagattcttcgaaaattgtttatgtcatttgttctcatgataagttggttggaccaactaatgttgggattgaatttcttaaatctgaaaaatataaaaggcgAATAAGGgatcgttcacctatcatgtgatatgttgaaaagatgcatcaataagatgatcacatgtacattcattgtcaacctgcagtttgacatttataaagttgcttgctcaataaaattgagttaagaaaataattttcagattgttcaatcaagaaagttatcttgatgatgatggtttgacattgaatgccttcgataaatagctaaaccatcgctaatgagaacaaagcttcatgtgttggtctgaaatatgatatgttgcatacaataacatttgtatgcattagaccaataaattatgattatttcttccccctcaattaattcaaggtcatgaaccaactatttcatctaatagttttgatgtgcggtatacgattaatgaatatactatgatgtacaaagatggattcctcagagaagtagaggatgtatgttagttttcctaacataagagggagattataagcgctatgaaatatgttaggaattatcaccatatccttattcaaaagataattcaagtcaaatgctgaaagcatctcaaATTAAGCGCAAacgctcttattttgtgttcgtCTATGCAtacgtgaagcgtggtagactgatcggttccaaatgaaatagtctttgaaaaataaggagaaaataattataataagaaggcaatgagctcttgaagagcctacgacataccacttcatgaaaccttatgagaggttcatgtacctgaaaataatgaagtgatgagatctcaaatgttatatcgcattgtgaaccgatagaaaatgatatatcatcaatatctttgacacaatattgacgtaatattgtgaaagattacgaggatctaaattctacgttaatttaagtatgctgacgtagaaacatttatcaagtgacatgaaaggatgtatGTTGAAATCAAgtaaaaacttatttgatttacaatccagacacttgaagatatcacacataaaatgttgaatattgtcactttgacaaaatttatatgaaaacttctttaaggattcaaaatataaaagtttctgggaaatttattgataatccttatattgtttaagcttataacttgaaaattattgaaactcttggagagttttcaaaagcattaagattatttgctgaaatgagaaatatatcaatttggattggttatgaagtaccatatcttagtacaattggtgcgCTCACGTATCTTATAAAaactacaagacccaatatagccttttgctcaatttgttagcaaggtatatttctactcctactaggagacatcgaaatgggataagatacatgagtttattttattctaaagattgcagtcttgatcttactggtcatgctgatgttgggtactcatttaacccgcataaatctcggtctcaaacatacaatgtgttcacatatggggatactgtcatatcttagagatatacaaagcagtctatcgtagccacttcatcgaaccatgatgagataataactattcatgaagcaagtcaagaatgagtatggttgagatccatgatacatctcattcgagaaaaatgtggtgtgaaatatgacaatctacctaCAATGTTATACACAGATAATTCAACATACATAGCatatcttaagggaggattcataaatggagatagaacgaagtatattttgccaaagcttttctacatacataagctacaaaagaatgatgatattaacgtgcaacaaattcgttcaactgacaatgtgactgatttattcaccaagtcttctccacttacaacttttaagaaaatGATGCTCAAGATCGGGATgaaaaggttcaaggatgttctcattagggggagttaatacgcgttgtactctttttcccttacgaggttttgtcccactagatTTTCATTGTaggatttttaatgaggcagccaaaatgcgtattattagagatgtgtactcttttttcttcactagatttttttttctactatcttTTTTCTAGTAatgttttaacgaggcacattatctaccaattagataTTCAAGAGGgactgttataaatgtatttacattatagtgaatgtctatcaagatttactttgatatctattaggatttgaaacatccgtcttttactcagattaggagtaaattttccctataaataaaggggttttgttcattgtatttataatcttatgatctctcattcctcaagaagtaataagaattactctctcttctctctctactcttcttatttattctttcttgttttataacagaAAGCTCTTTATCTCTGATCTATTTTCTCACATCAAATTGTTACTCTTTTATCTTATTTTGCAAGAAGTTTTACCATATTTCAGCTGGCGGTAATTATGCCGGCTTCTAACTATCTGCTTgctttgtaattttattatatcacccttaactaattattatatgtcatttacatattaaaaaattaataatatttaataaaaaataaaataatatttatgacacatctgcttcagctgcttcaataagtatttttactatatcacccctaattaattattataagtcatttaagtattaaaaaattaataatatttaataaaaaataaaatagaaataaaatgataaattaattattgatgtttttaattaatttggcATCTTATATGAAACCCACTGAAAAAAATTCactttgctatatcacttctaattagttattatgagtcatttaaatATGTTTGCTtcactacttcaatcgtaatatttgattgactttctaaattatatcaatatcgcttaaattggaatagaagaaaaagtattataaatcacaataattaaaaacttcagctatttttaaaatataattgactattaatgccacaaaagtttgaacaacgagagtattataaatcactaaaattataatagctaactgcttaaaatatgaaattacaatgccaaaaaatattataaattacaaagttaatagcttaaaaaatctaaaagcctattaaaaatataattgattatctaaattttaatttaattattttagttttggttttatcgtgttatatatttgaaattgtgtaaaaatattaaaattataataattaataatttaaattttttggagacacataaaaaattttagttgactcaaAATTTCATCAGTGCAACATAAATTGAGATATcatttaaaaatttcataaatagtaatataaatcacaataatgtAACATTAATTGAGATAAGTTATTTgacaatttcatgaaaaataatataaatcacaataattatcaatccaaaatatttgaaagatgtaTAAAAAATTTGCttgatttttcaaattctatCGATGTCATAAATTGCGGTGGAgggatattacttgaaaattacgttgaaaatcatataaatcataatataattaacaacttaaaatatctaaaactaccTAACAAATTTGATTGgctttctcaaatattcaatcagtgtcacataaattgacacaaaaaaataacatataatatcccaaaattatgtaaaaatattgtaaatttataaataataacataaaatataaaaaaaatattatcaacttttcaaatttatctttaccacataaatcaaaacaaaagagtAACAGCCAACAGGTGGTCACCCGAATTCCAATATCAAGTTAAGACCTATATTATGAAATGTATTAGctatttagttatcaaatataaaaattcCCTTCCATCTTCGTTCTTCAGGATATCTTTGACTTCCTACTATAAATCCCCAAAAAACTAAGGAAAGGAAGAAAAAGGATAAACAAAAAGAGATTAGTGCAGAAAGATTGGAGCACGGTGAATCCAAAGGACGATTACAAGAATGAACAAGAATGTCTTAAGAGTGGGGTTCTTCAATAGGTGTTCATCATACCATTTTTATGTACAAAGATTGCAACTTTTTGACAGTTCGTAAGCAGATCATTCTCACCCATCTTCACTTTTCAGCCCACTGTTGAAGGTTTCATTAAAAACTGATTCTTGTACTCAATAGTGCTCATTTTGTATCTAATTATTCTAAGATTAATGACACCCAATTCAATATTTTCGATCCCATTTGAAATTTGTATGTGTTTTTTTTCTGATAAGCAGGCCAGCTTTCGCGCACCTCTACTTAATCCAcaggatacctgccacctcccaccaacaacagatatcagtaaattgtGTCCACTAAGGCCAggacagatgggaagaatcacctagtgtttaGTTGCTTTTGAGATTTCTAGGCTTTTCTGTTGCTTACATTCTTTGAAATGAAGTGGGAACTGATTCTTTGGAGTGATTGGTTCTTCTTGATTTGATGATTGGAATATGTTATTAGAAATTTCTTGAAGAGTTGCTTTAGTTTTGGGAATGACGAATTGAGGGTCTTTTACTGGGTTTAGAAGGCTTGTGTGTGTTGTATTGTTATGGAGATTACGGCAGCAAAGCCATTCAATAACATCTGGATTAGGAGACAGCAATGCCCTTGCGGAGATTGGAAGTGTTACATTAAAGCCGATGGAGATGAGCAAGGAGCAAATGTTTCTCAAACGACAAAGAGTGAAGCAACGTCATCTTCATCTCAAGATATTGTTTTTACTCCATATGTTGGTCAGATATTTAAAGGTGATGATGAAGCATTTGAATATTATAGCAACTTTGCTAGGAAGAATGGGTTTTCTGTTAGGAAAGCACGCTCAACCGAAAGCCAAAATTTGGGGATTTATAGAAGGGATTTTGTGTGTTACAGGTCTGGATTTAATCAACCAAGGAAGAAGGCCAATGTGGAACACCCTAGGGATAGGAAATCAGTACGGTGTGGATGTGATGCGAAGCTGTACTTAACGAAAGAGATTGCTGATGGTGTAGCACAATGGTATGTTTCTCAGTTTAGTAACATTCATAATCATGAATTATTGGAAGATGATCAAGTCAGACTACTTCCTGCATACCGAAAAATCCAAGAGGCTGACCAGGAACGGATTCTTTTGCTGTCCAAAGCTGGGTTTCCTGTCAATCGAATAGTGAAGGTGCTGGAATTAGAAAAAGGTGTTCAACCAGGTCAGTTGCCTTTCATAGAAAAAGATGTCAGAAATTTTGTCAGGACGTGCAAGAAAACTGTTGAGGAGAATGATGCTTTGATCACAGAGAAAAGGGAAAATGATCTTTTGGATCTTCTTGAGGGTTGCAAAGCATCAGAACAAAAGGATGAGGGGTTTGTTTACAGTTTTACTACTGATGAAAATGGCAGAGTGGAAAACATTGCATGGTCGTATGGACACTCACGCCAAGCATATTCATTTTTTGGTGATGTTGTCACTTTTGACACCACATACCGCTCTATCACGTATAATATGATATTTGGTGTGTGGTTTGGAATTGACAATCATGGGAATGTACTTTTTCTTGGATGCGTTCTGCTGCAAGATGAGACATCACAGTCATTCACTTGGGCCTTACAGGTTCGGACAAGATagtttctgtttttttttttgcatctGTGATTGCATTTATCTTATCAGTTGGTTTTTCCATCATGCAGTCCTTTGTTCGATTCATGAGAGGAAGACAACCGCAGACAATTGTGACTGATATAGATTCAGGGCTAAGAGATGCTATAGCAAGTGAGATGCctaacactaagcatgttataagTATATGGCAAGTTCTCTCAAAATTATCTAGTTGGTTCTCCTTGCCCCTTGGATTACAGTATCCAGATTTTAAATCTGAGTTTGATGTGTTATGTCGACTGGAAAATGTAGAGGACTTTGAGCATCAGTGGAATCAACTGGTTGCTCGGTTTGGACTTGGTTCAGATAAGCACATTGCTCTTCTTCTATCCTATCGAGCATCCTGGCCGAGTTCTTACATGCGGAACTTTTTCCTGGCCCGAACAATGATGATTGAGTATTGGAAATTGGTAGAGACATACATGAAGAATATCTTGAGCCCTCAATCAAGCTTACTATTATTCTTTGAGAAGGTACAGAACAATTATAACTGCTTGACTTCGCTTTCATTGACATGTCTAGTACATGATTTGATGACAAATTCTGCACATTTTAAACCACCACAGGTTGGTTCAGCGTCCAACGTTGGGAGTCACAAGAAAGAAAAGCAACTTTATATGCCTGCTAAGACCTGCCTGCCTGTTGAAGAACATTCCAGGAGCATTCTTACGCCTTATGCCTTCAATATAATGCAGCATGAGATTATGCTGTCTATGCAATATGCAATAACAGAAATGGCCAATAGCTCATATCTTGTGAGGCATTACAAGAAAATGGAAGCAGAGTGTCTTGTTATTTGGATTCATGAAGATGAGCAAGTTCACTGCTCTTGTAAGGAATTCGAGCACTCTGGCATAATGTGTCGCCATTCGATTCGAGTGCTAGTATCTAAGAACTACTTTCAAATcccagaaaaatattttccacttcGATGGAGGCTAGAAAGTTCCTTAGCTCCCCTCGATGATTCAGTCATTCAAAGTAGCAAAAATGAGTATTCTCAAGTTTTCCATGCTCTATGTGGAAGTCTATATTCTGAATCATCCATCTCTAAGCAGCGTTTTGATTATGTCAATAGAGAGCTCAAACAGCTCCTTGAGCATGTGCAGAATATGCCTTCTGTGGATGAAGTTGCTGTGAGTTCAGCACCTATCAATGTTGGTGAACTCTAGCACTTATGATGTATTGCCTGGTAGCTAATTTAGTACTAGGGAACTAAAGCTTTTGTGAAGGAACATTTGAGAAAGAAATTAGGCATGAACGGAGTGCAAGAATAGATTTACCTTTAGTGTATAGCAAGTTACAGTATCAACGTGGAAAAACCACACAAGAGTCCAGTaaaaagcatttttccttgaatttcagCGGGCTTCCTTTTGATTATTTGTTGCTTTTTGCTTTCTCTGAGAGTTGACTATTGGCTGAATAGAAATGCATAGGAGTCACAAGAAGTATCATGTCACAATGCACATTTCCTTTAGAGTGACTTTCACTAGTGAGAATCggttgtattttaatttatcGTTCAATTTAACAAATTAATTTGACTCACAGGAATAATTGTTCTCCTTTATTTAATCTGGATTTCCTAACTGAAAGGGAGCCTTGGAACAACGCTGAAGTTGTCTCTGTGTGATTGGTTCGAGCCGTGGAAGCTGCCACTAATGCTTGCTTTAGGGTAGGTTGTCTACATCACACCCCTTGAGGTGTGGCCCTTCCGTGGACCCTGCTAACGCGGATGCTTTGTGCACAAGGATGCCTTTCTTTTTTCCTAACTGTAAAATAAGCTTCATTAATGGAAGCCCTGTAATGATATTGTTGCTGATGTCCTGAAAGTTTAGTATCTCTGTACTGATAGATTTAACAGGAGAAGTTCAGAGATTGGTGTTTTTCTTGGTCAAAGGTTTTCTGTGAATGCTGGGGAACTTGCAGAGGTAAGTCATATAGAAAAATTGTagttttcatttcttttctttgcaGTATAGTTGCTCATTCCCATAATAGGTGGTTAAAATGATATTCTTTTAGAACTTTGAAATTTACTTCTGAATTGTCATTAGATAGTTTCTAATAACACCACTTTCATTTTCCTGGCATGTGTTCTTCTTTGTTTACTTTTCATGCTTGTGTATTCATTTTCATTTCGGCTTGATGAAAGGATTAACAACTTAAAGAGTTTGATACACTTTAGAACAACAATTACACCTCAGTTCCAAACAAGTTGAGAACGGTCAAATGGATCTccaattctttatttaattcataTCATCACCAtactaaacaaaataaaagtgaaaaataagttttatatatagtaatagtaatgatgataataaataattataataatagcAGCAGTAGTAGTTGTAGTAGTTTATAACAATTTGGTATGAGAGACTAACACAATGGGTGATGAGATTAACTTTAGATTCCAAAAGGAACATGCGATTATAGTAACCCCAATGGACTCTAAAATTGCAGCAATGAAAGTTGGGAGTGGTTGGGTTTCACATGTTTGGGGAAACATAATTATgctattatcagcttaaacaAGCAAAGGGCCCAATGAGTTGGGAATAATTTCAGAAATGTTGTTTCCGACGAGTTGGACCTCTTGAAAGTAGCAACCCGATGGGTGAATTAGTCACGCTTCAGCAAACTGATAGAGTTGAAATTTATcaatatcaacttcaataaaagtTGGCTAGGGTTGGAattgggaaaaggcatcgtttccaacccaaactatacccgaaaagtcaaagccacacctaaactatactagtgacctattacacacctaaactataaaaaagtgaaaccatttacaccctgtcaggctaccaccacttgcatgtggtgtagtgttttacacacACTGACACGTCagtaaaaaatatcacttttttatagttaaggtgtgtaataggtcacttaaatagtttaggtgtggattcgacttttcaactatagtttggggtggaaacaatgatttttcccttaatgtttttagccgtttacttttgttatttaataggctggacacgcctaaaataagtgtaatacACGCACCTTAGAATGGGGgttgcggggaggtaataatatcacttttttatagttaaggtgtgtaataggtcactagtatagtttaggtgtaacatagacttttcgggtatagtttaggttggaaacgatgccttttcctgGTTGGAATTTGATAATTAAGCTAATACTATTCCAGATTTTCTGGATGACGTCCcaaaatttgagatattttaagtagctttatttattattttagaataacGTTTTATGTTTCCTACTTTCATAAGTATTAGACTTTCTAGAATAAGgttttatttttcctactttCATAAGGATTAGACTA
Coding sequences within:
- the LOC107878101 gene encoding putative protein FAR1-RELATED SEQUENCE 10, which encodes MEITAAKPFNNIWIRRQQCPCGDWKCYIKADGDEQGANVSQTTKSEATSSSSQDIVFTPYVGQIFKGDDEAFEYYSNFARKNGFSVRKARSTESQNLGIYRRDFVCYRSGFNQPRKKANVEHPRDRKSVRCGCDAKLYLTKEIADGVAQWYVSQFSNIHNHELLEDDQVRLLPAYRKIQEADQERILLLSKAGFPVNRIVKVLELEKGVQPGQLPFIEKDVRNFVRTCKKTVEENDALITEKRENDLLDLLEGCKASEQKDEGFVYSFTTDENGRVENIAWSYGHSRQAYSFFGDVVTFDTTYRSITYNMIFGVWFGIDNHGNVLFLGCVLLQDETSQSFTWALQSFVRFMRGRQPQTIVTDIDSGLRDAIASEMPNTKHVISIWQVLSKLSSWFSLPLGLQYPDFKSEFDVLCRLENVEDFEHQWNQLVARFGLGSDKHIALLLSYRASWPSSYMRNFFLARTMMIEYWKLVETYMKNILSPQSSLLLFFEKVGSASNVGSHKKEKQLYMPAKTCLPVEEHSRSILTPYAFNIMQHEIMLSMQYAITEMANSSYLVRHYKKMEAECLVIWIHEDEQVHCSCKEFEHSGIMCRHSIRVLVSKNYFQIPEKYFPLRWRLESSLAPLDDSVIQSSKNEYSQVFHALCGSLYSESSISKQRFDYVNRELKQLLEHVQNMPSVDEVAVSSAPINVGEL